Below is a genomic region from Homo sapiens chromosome X, GRCh38.p14 Primary Assembly.
CTGCAGGCCCCAACCTGGAGAAAAGCTAGAGGATTACTGCTCCTGGggctccctgccccctccccatcccAAAACAGCTGAAGGAAAGGCTTGAACTTTTCTCTTTCACAAGGAGACACAATTTTGTATTTGTGATAGggagagaatatattttaaacctGCCTTTTCTAGTGATAACAGGAATGCAATCCTATTAGAGAAAATTGGAAAGTATGAGAAGGATGACTAACCAGTATTCATAACACTACCCTGCATTTTTGCATGTTTCTCCAGTCgaatatacttattttaaatagtCAAGGTCATATACACTGAATATAGTTCTGTGTATCTTGCTGTTTATGCTTTGTGCTTTAAGCTTTTCCTTGTGTCATTAAAAATTTCTCTGTAAACGATTTTCATGTCTGCAAAGcagactttttaaaacattttacctAACCTTTCTCcatttgttggacatttggtcTGTTTGGAACTTTTTTGCATAAGAAGGGCTGTGATGAGTATCTTTGTTATAAATCTTTGGCTGCATTTTGGATGCGCTTCTTCAGCCCCAACCCTCACCCACTCCTAGATTTCTAGAAGGGGGATTAATGAAGGAAGTTGTATAGTCAGAAGATAGGAAAGCAAAACTCTACCTAGGGTAATTCCCACCAAAAAGTAGCTCTGCACCTATCATAGAAGCTAAAAAATGGACTAGCCATTTTCCCTCGGTAAGGACTTGATGCTTCCCACATCACATCATTCACGAAGAGGTGGCTAGTAGGAGTCTCTGTGTCAGGAATTGCCTTTCTCTAGAGGCCCCGCTGGATTATGGCTTTGAGGGGCAGCTGGGGCTGTGATTTCACTGGTTTATCTCTTGGTTTTGTGGCCGGCAGAGGAGAGAGTACCCTCCCAGGCCTGGGAGTGTGGTTCCACTGCGCCGCGGTAGAACCAGCTACGCAACCTTGAGCACCGTCATTTCCCCTTTTGGGGCCAGTTTCCTCCTATGTAAAacaaggaagaggagggaggaggaattgGAGTTTGACCAGATTTCATTATTGTTGCTGTTTAAGCAGCAGAACCCTTATTACAAATTAAACCTTATCAGAACCCCAATCTATAAAATGGATTAAGGTTCGGTTGCCCTGATAGACGTGAGTGgggaggagtgggggaggggCCCCAGTTTGAAAACTCTGGCCTAGAAGATGAAAGTTTCATTCTAGTTCAGTTCCGTTCTCTTCCCTAttgctgaaggaaagaaaaaaaaatcatttttcatctgtatttaaATCCTCCTAATGTGCTGATTGATGAAATCTTTTCCCTTAAGGGCAATTTGGAAATCAGACAAAGTGAAGCACAAAGCCATGGATGTTTAGAGAGAGAGTGAGCGGTATGTGAGACACACTGAAAGGGTGACCCTGGCACTTCTAAGAAGGCAGCAGCACAATGGACTCTTCGAAAGAAGCAGTGTCAGAGTTTATTCCCCTGTTGGCACCGCCTCCCACAGTGGGGGCGAATTGCTTGTTTTTACCCTCCCTTTCCTGGAGTCATTTCAGACCAAATTTGAGTCCACAATTGCTAGCAATTGGAAACCCAGAGTAACCTACGGACAGGTATTTTATTGAAGGCCAAACACGGTAAAAATATGGTGGGGGGATAGATGGGACAAAAGAGTTTCCTCTCGCCCCTGGGTTTTTGGAGCACCCGGGTTGAGGGGCCAGGGGAGATGAGGCTCACTGACCAGGCAGCTTGCAGGTTTGCTCCAATCACAGCAGCAAGGATTGAAGCACCAACCAGCCGGGAGGGGGGCGAGGTCTGTGGCCCTGGGATTGGGAGAAGGGGGAGTGGTACCAAGGCTAAGACTGAACCCGAACCCGAGCCTGGACGCGCGGCAGGACCAGGAGGAGGACTGGGTGGAGGGCAAAGCGTATGGGTCTGTAAATCAACGCcggccccctcccaccccatgcTGCACAGTGGGGGATGGAATGCGGGGGGTGAGGGTTGGCAGTGGAAATGTCTTAGGGGGCTGGTGCTGCCTTCCCAGGGAGACCCGACCTTTCTTGAAGAGGCGGAGTGGGTTTAGTCTCCAGGATCCGCAGTGATGTGTAAAAAGCGGGCACGACCCCCGAAGCCTCAgaaagccccctccccacccccccaccaggCCCTCCCCGGCCCGCAGGTGAATGACTGGCCCACACAAAGGAAGCCGGCTGGAAATGTGGAATTCGGACCAATTTACGGGAGACTCTGTCGCCTAGGGTCCCAGCGGACCTCAAGCAAAGAAACCTGTGGTCAGTAGTGGATGAGGATAAAAACAGTGCACCAGGCCAAGCTTATTGGAAAGGCTGAGTTTAGTTATTCTGGGATAGCGAGGTAACAGGATTAAAGGGATTAAGGAAATCACCTCAAACAGCTGAGGAGGGGGTAAAAAAACACTggttctatttgttttcttcctagGCCCCAAACAGATACACTGGGGCCGTGTGGCTGGGCGCGAAACTAAAGGCCCTTCGGGGGGCACAGTGGAATGGCCAAGGGTCAGGGACTGGAGGAAAGTGgggagggggatggagtggggagggggatggAGTAGAAAGCGGGCTCGAGACTCTGGATGAAAAGGAGCCTTCTCTGGAAAACAAATAGGTGGACTGAGTTgacatgttaaaaacaaaacgcCTGGGAGGAGTTTCGGAGATCTTTGAAAATCTAAGGAGTACTTTTTAATACCAAATCTTCCAGCGCTGAATGTTGACTCCGGCGGTTCAGCTACCAGGGTTGAAACGTATTTGTTTCCTGCTGGGGATCCCTGtaaccatttatttttaataggatcATCGAGATTTCCGAAGGGTTTTcgttttgtaaatatttcagctAGGCTCAAATGTCTTCCCGCCCCAGTGCACAAAGGTAAAAGTGCCCCGTTTTTGGTCGGTTTCAGCGGCCGCGCCTTTCCAGCCCCGCCTCGCGTGGCTGCGGCAGCAGACACTTTCAGCAGACGCTCACTGCGATCAACAAGTGCGCGGCCGCGGGCTCTGCGCATTAGCTACTACTGTGTGCCCGCTCTCGGGAGACGCTCCTGGAAGACTCGGAACTCTGTTCCGAGTTTCAGTTGAGAATATTGGAAGCTGGTGTATGGTGGATCACCAGTAGTTAAAAGGAAACCATTTCAGATTATGCTTGCCTCCCCCCAGGTCCCACCCCGCCCCTAGGATGGGATCTCAGTTGTAAAACCGAGTGTTGGTTCCTCCCCAACCTGCAAAAAAGTTTCAGGGCCGCAAAATTATCAGGACTCCATCATGTTGGTTATAAAATTTATTGATCTCATTTAGGAATTAAGAGTAAAAGCTTGAAAACCCTGAAACAAAGTAGCCCCTCCCCACTACCCAAACGAAATCTGAACACATTAGCGCGAAGAAATATCAAACAGATCACGGCAGAAATCACCAACTCAACATGATTGGACAGAAGCTGTCCCGCGGCCAGGGGCGGCGAGGCGGGAGACACACGCACACCTGGCTATAAATTAACATTGGCTTTAGCTGCCGCGCTGCTTGGAGCGGTCAGCGCCCCAAAAAACCACGAGGAAAACAGACGCGACACGACTGGGGGCGTAGGCGTTGCAGTTCTCCAGCTGGCCTCACCCGATACTATGTTTCTCCCATTCACTCCTTGGCTAACTGCAAACTAACAAGACAACATTTTCAAATGTAACAGAATAACCCTGGAACTCAGGAGGAGGAGTGGGGGctgttttttctttgcaaataacACAGCGATTCCCAGCCTACAAAGGTGAAAGGAGCAGCGGCGTGGGGCAAGAGAGCTCTCTAGAAGTCCCATTTTCGCTGCTCCtgacttatttttgcttttgtacaAAACCCGACAGCTACAGCAAAACTTTCAGCCCTCCCCATCATCGGTACAAGGCAACAGTCCCAGGCAAGCAAAGCTAAACAAGGCGTCCCAACTTGGGGGTGCGGGgcgggagtgggggtgggggtggggaacaaGGGTGGACGAGCGCAGGCCGGTGCTCAGATGTGGGTCAGCGGCACCGTTCCGTTGACTGCAGTCCCGGCGCCCTGGTAGTGCTGGTGCACGCCGTGCAGGCGACCGCCGGGCAGCGGAGAGGCGGCGTCGGCCGCGTCCCCGCCGGGTGGCAGGTACATGCTGATCATGTCGCGCAGGTCGCCGAGGCACGCGCGCTGAGAGTGCGATGCGATGGCGGGCGGCGGCGAGCTGGGCTCAGACTTCACTACCGAGCCCATGGGGCCCAGGCTCATGGCGGCTGCGGCCGCAGCTGCGGCCGCGGCGGTGGCGGGCTGCTGCCCGTAGGCGGCGGCCGCGGCTGCTGTGGCTGAGGGCGCCATGCCCCCGTAGCCcgaggcggcggcggccgcggcaGCGACGTTCATGTAGCTCTGAGCGCCGGGCGGCATCATTGGGCTGTACTGCAGGCCGGCCATGTCGTAGCGGTGCATCGGCGGCagcgcgggcggcggcggcgggctgCTCATGCTCGGGGGCTGCGCGTAGCCCAGCTGCTCCTGCACCAGCGAGTACGCGCCGTTGGCCCAGCCGTTCACGTGCGTGTACGTGTCCAGGCGCTGGCCCACGCCCACCGGACTGCTGGCGGCAGCGGCTGCGGccgcggcagcggcggcggcggccgcggcaCCGGGAGGCAGGAGGCCGCTGGGCAGGGAGTACTTATCTTTCTTGAGCAGCGTCTTGGTCTTGCGGCGCGGTCGGTACTTGTAGTCCGGATACTCCTTCATGTGCACGGCGCGAAGTCGCTTGGCCTCGTCGATGAATGGTCGCTTCTCGGCGTCGGTCAGCAGTTTCCAGTCGGCGCCCAAGCGCTTGCTGATCTCAGAATTGTGCATCTTGGGGTTCTCCAGGGCCATTTTGCGCCGCTGCCCGCGGGACCATACCATGAAGGCGTTCATGGGCCGTTTCACACGGTCCTGGTCTGTACCCCCGCCACCTCCGCTCGCACCACCGCTGCTGCCGCCGCCCGAGTTCGCGCCGCCGGCTGCGTTCGCACTACTCTTGCCTGCGCCTCCCGGGGCTGCGGGGCCGCCGGTGCCCGCCGCTTGTGTGGGTGTCCCTACGGGGTTCTTGAGTTCAGTCTCCAGAAGGCTGTACATTGCCGGGGCGGGAAGAAGGTGCGCCAGCGTGGCGGGAGGAGAAGGCGCTCCCGGGGCTGGAGCGGCCACGGTGAAAAGGCCCTGGGACTCCGTCGGAGCGGAGCTTGGGGGCCTGTGGGCCAGCGAGTCCGGCGGGAAGGGTAGGCTTATCAAAATGCTCCGCGCCAAATCAGCAGGAACCCGCGGGCTTCTCGCACCTGATGAGTTCTCTCGAACAGGTCGCATTCACAGTCTGCCTGGGCTCTAGCTGGGCCCCTTATATACCTGCTCGGATTCCCCGGGGTTGGGGCTTGGTCCGCCCCTCGCAACCCGGAGGACCCGTGATTGACAGGTTCGCAGTGATGCGCCCTGGCCAATCATTACCGAGCCCCCGTTCGGcctggctggaaaaaaaaaagttcgggGAGCCCTTTCGTTCACCCCACGCCCCTCTTTGGCCTAGTGACGTGGTAAGAGTTACTTAGGAGGCGGGAGTCCACGAGGCCCACTCAGAGGCCACCAATTAGGGtttcaaaaagtttgaaagaacGAAACCTGAGGAGGTgacggggggaggggggagggggcaCGCAAGCAGattggggggagggggcagaggggcGCCTTCGGAATTTAGAAAACAACTTTGCAACCCTGTCAAGGCAGACCGGCGCCCCATCCCCCGGCCAGCCCGCAAAGCTTCCCGTTGTCTGCACGGAGGTTTTCTGGCCGCTTCTGCTGCCAGCGCTAGGAACGCAGGGCACCACCAGCTACCCAGGCCGGCTTAGGGACTCCAGGCTCATTGGAAGTGCTCCTGGCTGCGTCTCCAAGAAGCTCTCCCTGGAATTGGCCGCTGGTTGTCCAGATCTTTCTCTAGGAGGGCCAGTGCGTCCAGGACGCAGCGTGGGTCAGGGGCCCGGGCATGGGAGACAGGCTTCAGGACTGCGGGGTGCATTCGGCTGTGAGGCTCTTGGGGGTTTGCAGGAGGGCGGGCAAGCAGTCAGTCGCCCGTCTCCTGAGCCTGTCGGAGGCGCTCGCACAAGGTGGTGTGGAAAGTATGTGTGGGACGTAGGGGGTGAACTGGCCTCCGCTCTCTCGATCCTGGCCCCCGCTTAGCGGCCCCTTTTTGTCTCTGCTCTGTGGCCATTTCGGTTTTTCCAGTCCGATGCCCCTGAGGGGGAGGGTCGGGCCCCTTGGAAAATCCGTTTTCATGGCAACACGGAGCCTCTCAGAGTGAAAGAAAAGTTTCTTGGAGGGGGGAACGTTGGCCGGAGCGGAGCCGAGGCCGTCCTCCGGGCGAACCGCCGGGCCCCCTCCACTGCCCCCGCACCTGCCGGGACCGCTGAGCGCTACTCTGGGCGCGCAGCCTCGCCGCCTCCCCCGGGAGCAGGCTCTGCTAACGGATTCCGTCCGtctcttttattgttttagagactTCCTGAGATTCGGAGCGGGACATTCACTTGCTTGTTGGGTTATCTGCCAAAGACTAGCGGCGCGGGAACTCTGGCTGCGGGGAGAGGAAACCCCGATAATCGCCACTGCCAGCTGAAGCGAGTGGCACAGCGTTTGAAACTCTCGGAGCAGCCCGAGGTAGCGAGTGGGAATGAGAAGCCATCCCGGCAGATTTGGCAGAAACTAAAATAAGGTGTCCATACGGTGTGGGGTCTCGCCCCCCCATCATCCCTAGCCCCGTGGAAAGGTGGGGAACTAAACGGAAAGCATAATCTTAAGTGGGTGGGGGGCGCATGGGGGAATCCCAGGTTTCTAGCGTCTTAGCGTTAATGCAAGACCAGGCGATCCCGGGACTTCTGCATGCTgggctcttccccctttctcTCCACGAATTAAAAAGTACGCCTCTTCGGCTTGTTAGTGGGGTCAGGGGGGGAGTGGAGGCTCAGGGCAGGCCAGCCCCCTCTCGGCCAGGCGGACCTCTGGCAAAAGAATCCCGGCTCCCAGTCGGCATCATCTCTCGGAAGTTTGGGGTCTGGAAACTTGCCCCTTAAGTTTGTGTTCCACTTGATCTGAGTATTCTGCAGCCAAGGGCTGCAGTCAACTGGATGGGTATACGGATTTAGGGTTTTAAATGTAAGTAAACTCTCTGGAAGGCTTCTGTGTGTagatacagtgtgtgtgtgtgtgtgtgtgtgtgtgtgtgtgtgcgcgcgcgcgcgcgcgcgcgtagCGAACGTGAGCTGATAAGTACGTCTCAGAAAACATAATGATTAGGCAATCCCTACCTGCACCTGTTTTCTTGGCGAAGTGGCCGACAAGGTCAAACTTTCTTAGGCAAATCCATCCTCTCCTACAGAAGCCAATGTGCAATATCTCTGCCCTCCTGCCGTCTTTCCCGCATGCCCTCTCTGGGCTTTTCTGGGCCCTGGAGGCTGTTGCTAAGTGAAGCGCGTTTTAGGAAACTACCCAACCGACGCGCGGCCTGGCGTCCAGTAGCTTCACAGATGTCAGGTTTCTTTCCAAGTTTTAGGACCCAAGTAAACGTTGCAGTGACAGCGCCTGGGCTGCATATTTCCCAAGGCAGGGGATACGGTGCTGGGCCGACACCCTCCCCGCAGCAGATTACCAGGGGAAACTAGTCACTGCTCCCAGCTGTCTGACATTTGATCACACTTAGCCCGAGGCTTAGGTGAGCTCATTTTTGCCCTACATCCTCCTGCCAGATTTACAGCAGTCTTTTGCCAGGACCAGGCACACTCTCCCAATTCTCCCGGCTTCTCGCTGAGGCCAGCTCCCTCTCGGGGGGTAGATACATAAAATCTCCGTATCTGGTGGTTCTGGGGTGATCTGCACATTCTCAAGTAAGAGCCACGCCAGATTTCCTTGGAAACTCTTGCCAGGACACTTTCTAAATACAAGCTATCATTTCAATAGACAAGCAAGGTTACCATTGCGGGCGTGGGGAGATGGGGGAAGGCTGGAAATAAATCAGTTCTTAGCCCACCTGCAGCGCAGGCTTAGCCACCAGCCCAGCGGCGCAACCTTCGCTAAGGGTCGGGAGAGGTGTCGCGACAGGTACCACAGCGCAGGAGGCCTCGGTTCCGGCTGGGGCTGCGGGAAGGCAGGGCAGCTGGCGGAGCCCCAACTCCAGTGTCTCCGACGCGCACCCTGCACCCAGCGAGGAAAGCAGAGGAACGCAGTGGGAACCAGGACCGATCCTTCAACCTCTTCAGGAGAAGAGAGCGCGCTCAGCAGCTCTCTCGCCCTCTCCAGCCTCCAAGTGCCCTTGGGCGGTTCACAGAGCTCCGGATCTGGCGCTGGGAACCCGACCAAGGCCTCCTCCCCATTCCCCCGCCCTTCCTAGAGAGCTCCCGCTCCCTCCGACTGGAGCCAGCCCTGGGGCTCCCAGAACCCAGGGCGCGACAATAGCGCCGTTTGTTGGCTTCGGTTGGAAACTTCACCCAGCGTAGCCTCTTGCCGCTTCGCCCTGCGGGGCTTGGAGGTCGCCCCAACCTTCGAAAGAGACCAAGCGGATTTGCGGCGGAGCAGATGTGATGCCTATCCTTAGAGGGCGGGTTATAGCAAAACTCCGGGACCAAGACTCTAGCGTGACTGGCCCAATGGGCTTTGGGTACATAGGGCACCCCTGCTCTGCCTTCTTCCTATTTCTAGGCTTGGCCGACATCAGGTGTCCCAAGTGCCTTATATCTGCAAAGAACACTCAGCAATTGTGCCTTAGAGCTACTGGTGGAAAGAGCAGGAAAGGAGCTGTCCCACGACTCGCGCGGAGGTATCTGCATTGATTCCTCTTCAGTAACTGCTCATAGGGGACCTTTTTCAAGGTCCCTGGCATGATTAGGACCCAACTTATTAGAAGAGGTGccctcagccgggcgcggtggctcaagcctgtaataccagcactttgggaggccgaggcgggtggattacctaaggtcaggagctcgagaccagactggcctacatggcgaaaccccgtctctactaaaagtacaaaaattagcctggcttggtggcgtgcgcctgtaatcccagctactcaggaggctgaggcaggagaatcccttgaacccgggaggcggaggttgcagtgagccgagattgcgccactgcactccagccagggcgacaagagcgagagactccgtctcaaaaaaaaaaaaaaaaaagaaaagaaaagaaggagaagaagaagaagggtgTCCTCTGCGTGCTGGGTGGTTTGGGGCCGATGTGTGTCTGTGTCGCTTGGGGGACGGAGAGTCggagagtggggtggggtgggcggtATTTGGGCTCGCCTGGGCCCGCTGAAGCCTGACAATAGGGTCAGCAAAGGTTGCCCTCCGGCTGTGGCCTAGCGTTCGCCTTTCAGGTTTCTCAAGTGTAGCCAAGCCCAGCTCGGGGTCTGGCTTTTAGGAAGTGAGAACAACTTATCCTGGGGACTCTCGGAGACGCCTTGATTTtcaacagacaaacaaaaccaaaaacaaacccgCAACAGTTTGCGTTTCTTAAAGCAGTCATTTCTATCTTTTCCCTTGAGAACACCccttgtctgtttactctggcTTCTAGCCAAGATTGTGTATTTAGGCCGCTGATCGAGAGCCTTGATCAAAAAATCATAGGCTTAGGTCTATTGTAGAACCAtcccttgtaaaaaaaaaaaaaaaaaaaggtcagaaaGGTCACCATCATTTCAACGGGGTGGTAGAGACAGCACCTTCCAGTTCCTGGAGCATTCAGTAGGAACCCCAGCCCCACTCCGCCAACGCGTAGCACCGTCTCCAGCGGAAGTACTCTTTCTTACAGGTCACAGAAGCAGCTGAAGACCCTAGGCTGGTGGGTGTAGATTGTAATAACTTAGTCGATGGTCTCTAAAGAAAGGTTGCTAGGAGCTGCGAGGTATGGGAAAACAAGGTCCTCGAGGTACCATAAAGTCTCCTGCGGGCTGTACAACTGTATTCTATCGTAGTTTGGTGTTGCTCTTTTTTGGGAGGGTGCGGGggtacttttaaaaaagtttccgCATTCAATTCACTTGGTTGGCTGAGCTGTACTTGGAAAATACACTGGGAGTCCCCTCGGCCCACACGTTGGCGCTCAGTTTCCTTCCACCCACAGAGTATTCAGGTGTTAATCACCAGCTCTCTTTTCCCTATGTGCGCAGCAACTCCAAGGAATTTGAcaacctttgccttctgcttTTACTCGCTGACCTCACCACCCGAAAGTTGCCATTTTCCCGGAGGAAGGAAGGCTCTGCCCATGCACTGGGTCCCATTTCCAGCGGGCTTTGCTGAGCCATCGCTGTCAGCCTCTTTGCCTCTCACCCCCCTCCTACACCCGTCTTTGCCCATCCCCACAACTCTCCTCACGCGCTCAGCTCCGCAGACTGCCAAACCCCCACCCCTGCGGAGCAACTCGGGGAACTCGGCCCCCTACGTCCAGGCCTGCCCTCCCACTGGGCCTGTTGCCCTTTCCACTTCCTTTTGTGACTGCAGAGGCACAGCGCTCACCTGTACAGAGGCGAGGTGACCTGCAGGAAGCCGGGGCCAATAAAGTAATCTTAAAATCGTTATCAGTATGCAATGCTGTTTGAGTTTTTCCATGTCTCCACAATTCCATTCGGGTCCACCAGGCAAGGCAGCGCTTCTCGGGAAAGGGTGCCTGGAAAATCAGTGGACCTCCAGGCACTTCCAGCGTGACCAAGCAAAGCTATCGCCCCAACCACAGGGGGCGCAGGATGGCAGGGGGTTGGGTAGAGCATCctggagaaaattttaaattcgAAGGCAGCACTCAGCGGTTCCTTTtccactcttttatttatttctttgtttttctttttatttatcattttcttttaagagagtGGAAAGCCGTGGAATTTGGTGCGCAGAATTTCTATGTTCTCTTTTCATCTCTTCAAcgccctcattttttttttttttttttcatttcactaaCCTTTGTCATCCACCTGCTATGTGCTGAGTTGTGCACCAAGTACGGGACGGAGACCCTGCACTTTCCCATTCCGTATCAGATAGTGGCAATGGCTTGGGAAAGTCTCAAGAGGACTCCGGATTCGGAGAGAAAGAAATTTTCGCCTGATGCTACCCCATCCCCCTAGTTGATCTACGGAGAAATCGGGCCTCGCGAGAAGCGCAACATCTTGGACAAGGACCTGGCGTGAGCGGGGTCGCTACGCCCCGACCTGCAGGGGCCACGCTCATTCCCCAGCGCGCGCGCGCTTTCCCACGGCGGCGCAGAGTCCAGCTAGCGGAGAGGCGGAGGGGGAAGCGCCCGCGTGCCTGGAGCCCTGGCGGTCCAGCGTCCCGGCGTTGCCGTCTGAGTGGCCTAAAAGGGAGGCTCTGGGGCCGCTGCTCGCGACGGAGAGCGGGGACGCGGCCCAGGAACAGCTAACGTGCCGCTTGCTGCTTGCCAGGTATGGAGGATGCCTATCCTCAGGCAGACCCGTTTCCCCGCGGGCTGGCGGCCAGACGGCGCGACAAAATGAGATCTGTCGAGAGGTCTGGCCGTGATGGCTTTTTGGCGTCTAGGCCGCTGTCATCCCAATTCCATTTCTCCGAAAAGCATCGCCGAGTTAGGACGTCGGGGCTTTGCTAATGTGATGTTTGTGTAATTAACACCATCTCCCCTTGTTTCTGAACATATTTCCTCCCGCAGCACAGACCAGCTTTCATTTGAAAAAGCAACGGGAAGAACGTCCCAATAACCCTTTCTAATGGGAAAAAACTGCCCCTTTTGTGGAATGGTTTCTTTACAAAGCCAACAACCAACCTTATTTTCTAGTTCCAATGGCTATCCCTTTATGAGTTATATTATTAAAGAAATCCGACACTAATTGTGCCGATTTAACTTGTTAATTAGTTGCAAATAAACTATTCATtagtggtaaaataaaataaaacccatgtGTCTAGATATCATTCCACATTCACATATTGTAGTGTCTGCATAACATAGGCATACTAAATTAAGTTCCTAAAAGGTTTCTCCTCaggataaataattaaaatatattctacttTAATTGACATTATAGAGGACATAAATGAGCTTTTCCTTTTAGAAAGAAATAGCCATTTCTAAATAAAGCTTGCAGTCTGGAGAATGGAGGCTTCAGCCAAATGAATAGTCATTACTACCTTTTCAACGACGTGGGCCTTTTGATCAGAAAAGAAATTAGCTCTAAAAAACAGACAATGGAAGCCTGCCCTGCAATAGGAAGAAAATTAGACGGCCAAGGCTCTTCACAACACCTATTTCTATAAACCATAGAGCTCCTTGCTTTTCAATTACAGCTGTTCATTTCATataaggaaaggggaaaaacagGCCTCTAATGTAAACTCGCTTTCACCATAAAGCCTTGTTCCTGGCTCACAGCCAGGCTGCCTACTTACTATTGTTTTTAGTCCTGTCATCAATTAGctaatactatatattttaaatgactcTGGGGGTATTCACAgactccctccccacttccccactcAGACAAAACCCAAGCTGGACTTTCATGAAAGGACTACCATTCGGTACACAGACACTTATATACATAaagtttaatgtttttattgtttccaaaaaaaaaaaaaaaccatattgaaaaccctgctttgtttttttttctatatttctcagTCCATCATTGAAAGACCCAGACGAGATGATGACAGAGGGACATAAATGAGCAGCTTTCAGTATTGTTTCTAATTGTTCACAGAGCTCAATCCATCTCTAGATAATTTTGCTATGCCCTTTAGACCATAATTTGGTTTGTAcatctttgtgttttaaaaataaaatttttgaaatttgctAACCCCATTGGTTTGGTGTCATtagatataatttcattttagaaatattaattctTTACCATTTTGGTGAAATTATCTAgcctgcaagaaaaaaaattatgtttttatggtGTGCTACAAAATAAAACCTTTCAATACACATAAAGtaataatatgagaaaaaaattcagtaataaTAGCAGTGAGTCTTAGTAAGCCTGTAGATATATGTTCTAGAAACATCAAAATAGAGTTATAGGCTGGGAAGGCTTTACTTCCTTTGAAAGTAAAATGCTTATCTATCTGATCTTTATAAATCACTGTATAAATTCCTTGAATAACTAAACAATAGTGCAATTCAATGGGGTTGGTTGGCGATTTTCCTGTTTAGGGTTGTGCTAATAAAATTGCttagaatctttttaaaatacagttaagGATAATTGATTTGTtcacaaaacaaagaacattttaaCAAAACTATAAATTCACTTAAACCAA
It encodes:
- the SOX3 gene encoding transcription factor SOX-3, yielding MRPVRENSSGARSPRVPADLARSILISLPFPPDSLAHRPPSSAPTESQGLFTVAAPAPGAPSPPATLAHLLPAPAMYSLLETELKNPVGTPTQAAGTGGPAAPGGAGKSSANAAGGANSGGGSSGGASGGGGGTDQDRVKRPMNAFMVWSRGQRRKMALENPKMHNSEISKRLGADWKLLTDAEKRPFIDEAKRLRAVHMKEYPDYKYRPRRKTKTLLKKDKYSLPSGLLPPGAAAAAAAAAAAAAAASSPVGVGQRLDTYTHVNGWANGAYSLVQEQLGYAQPPSMSSPPPPPALPPMHRYDMAGLQYSPMMPPGAQSYMNVAAAAAAASGYGGMAPSATAAAAAAYGQQPATAAAAAAAAAAMSLGPMGSVVKSEPSSPPPAIASHSQRACLGDLRDMISMYLPPGGDAADAASPLPGGRLHGVHQHYQGAGTAVNGTVPLTHI